The window CCCACTGCAGCGCCGCGTTCGTCACGACGACGTCGTCGGTCGGCCCGGGCGTCCAGTCCTCGATCGCCCCGAGCTCGAACGACAGGTTCGGCAGGTCCGCCAGGGCGGGGTCGGTCCCAGCTGACGCGAGCATCTCCGCCGAGCTGTCGATCCCGACCACCTGCGACGAACGCCACCGCGCTGCCAACGTGGCGGTGAGGGCCCCGGGACCGCAGCCCAGATCGACGACGCGACTCGGGGCCTCCCGAGTGTCCGCCGACCACGCGACCTGCGCGACCAGGTCGTGGAAGGGACGCCCGCGGTCGTCCGCGAACGCGGCGTACCGCGACGGGTCCCAGCGCACCGCTACAGCTCGACCTCGAAGGGGGCGGTGCGGACGAGCTCGTGCACGCCGGAGATGACCTCGCTCGGACGGAACGGGTAGCGGTCGATCTCGGCCTGGTCGCTGATGCCCGTCATCACGAGGACGGTGTGCAGCCCGGCCTCGATGCCGGCCTGCACGTCGGTGTCCATCCGGTCGCCGATCATGCCGGTGTTCTCGGAGTGCGCGCCGATGCGGTTCATCGCCGAGCGGAACATCATCGGGTTCGGCTTGCCGACCACGTAGGGCTGCTTGCCGGTGGCCTTCTCGATCATCGCGGCGATCGCACCCGTCGCGGGCAGGACGCCCTCGGCTGACGGGCCGGTGGCGTCGGGGTTGGTGACGATGAAGCGGGCGCCGTCGCGGATCAGGCGGACGGCCTTGGTGATCGCCTCGAACGAGTAGTTGCGGGTCTCGCCGACGACGACGTAGTCGGGGGCGGTCTCGGTCATGATGAACCCGGCCTCGTGCAGGGCGGTGGTCATGCCGGCCTCGCCGATGACGAACGCCGAGCCACCGGGCATCTGCGACTTGCAGAAGTCGGCCGTGGCGAGGGCGCTCGTCCAGATTCGCTCCTCGGGGACGTGGATGCCGGACCAGCGGAGCCGCGCGCTGAGGTCGCGCGGCGTGAAGATCGAGTTGTTGGTCAGGACGAGGAACTCGGTGCCCTCGTCGAGCCACTGCTGGATGAGCTCGGGGGCACCGGGGAGCGCCTGGTTCTCGTGGACGAGCACGCCGTCCATGTCGGTCAGCCAGCACTCGACGTCGTCGCGGGTCGCCATGGCCTCACCCTACTGCGCACCCGTGACGGCCCGGCTCGGTGTCGGCTCGGAGAAGGCCGGGAGGCACGGATCGGCTCTTGCGCGTCGGCTCCGGACCCGAGATGGTCGAGTCACCGAACGCCACTCGGCTTTGCCCTAGGCTTTTCGGGACACGTACCGAATCAAGGAGAACCCGCCGTGCTCGTCGAACCCGGATCCCCGACCGCCACGCCCCGCCCCACCGCGGTGCCGGACCTGGTCGAGGAGGCGCCGCGACGACGCCGGGGCCGGCCCAACGTCCTGAGCCGCGAGCAGGTGATCGACGCCGCGACCGCGATCGCGAACGAGGACGGTCTGGACCGGTTGTCCTTCCGGGCGCTCGGGGTGCGGCTCGGCGTCGCGCCGATGACCGTGCACCGGACCATCGGCGGCCTCGACGACCTGCACGCCGAACTCGTGCGCCGCACGGTCGACGAGTTCACCGCCACCTTCGTCTGGCCGGACGAGTGGCACGCGGTCGTCCGGGTGTTCGCCAGGACCTTCCGCGACCTGATGCGCACCCACCCCCTGGTGCTCGAGTCGCACAGTCGGCGCGGCGCCCTGGTGTCCACCGAGTCCGACGCCGTCGTGGCGAAGGTCGTCGGGGCGCTGTGCGACGCCGGGCTGCCCGAGGTCGAGGCGATGTACACGTTCTTCGTCGTGTACGACTTCGTGGTCGGGCACACCTCCGTGCAGATCGGGCGAGGCGACGACGACACCGGGCGGCCGGAGCGGCACACGCTCGTCGGGCAGATCCTGGGGGAGCACTCGTACGACAAACGCTTCGACCTGGGGCTCGACGTGCTCATCGCGGGCATCGAGTCCCGCGTCGCCCGGACCGCCTGAGCCCCGGCGGCGGGACCCTGGTTCCCCGCGCCCGGCCGTACGCTGGTGCGGTGACCACTGCGCCCGAACCGTCGCACGAACTGACGACGAACGGCGTCGGCCCGCACCCGGACCCCTGGCCGGACGATCCGCGCCTCGACCCGGAGCTGCTGGCGGCGGGGGACTCCCGGAACGTGCTCGACCACTTCCGGTACTGGTCGATGGACGCCATCGTCGCCGAGCTCGACACCCGCCGGCACGCCTTCGACGTCGCGATCGAGAACTGGCAGCACGACCTGAACATCGGGTCGATCGTGCGGAGCGCCAACGCCTTCCTGGCCGGCACGGTCCACATCATCGGGCGGCGGCGCTGGAACAAGCGCGGCGCGATGGTCACCGACCGGTACCAGCACGTCCGCTACCACCCCGACGTCGAGGCGTTCCTCGCCGCGATGGCCGACGAGCAACGCCCGGTGATCGCGATCGACAACACCCCGGGCGCCGAGCGCATCGAGACCGCGGCGATCCCGGAGCGGTGCGTGTTCCTGTTCGGTCAGGAAGGTCCAGGGCTCACCGACGAAGCGGTGGCCGGTGCGTCCGGACACCTGGAGATCACGCAGTTCGGGTCGACGCGGAGCATCAACGCCTCGGCGGCGGCCGCGATCGTCATGCACTCGTGGATCGTGCAGCACGCCGCGTTGCCGGACGCTTCCTGAGCAGGAATGGTCGGGTACGGGCCCTGGACCCGACCTTTCCTGCTCACGAAGCGGGCGTGGCGGGCGTGAGGCGGGCCTCCCGGTCGAGGTGTCGGCGGGATCCGCCGCGTCAGCGCGGGGCGGTCGTGCGGCGCGCGACGAGGCGGGGTTCGACGAGCGACTCGGTGGCCGCGAGACCCGGGTCCGCGATGCGCGCGAGCAGGCGTTCGCCAGCGCCGCGGCCGATCTCGACACTGCGGTCGTCGATGCTCGTCAGGCCGACGTAGCGCGTCGCGGCGACGGGGGTGTCGTCGTAGCCGATGACGGAGACGTCCTCGGGCACGCGGAGTCCGCGCTCGGCGAGTTCGGACAGCGCTCCGAGGGCCATCACGTCGTTGGCGGCGAACACCGCGGTGACGTCCGGGTGCTCGTCGAGCAGGGCGCCGAGGGCGCGGGACCCGGCCTCTTCCGTGGGCTCGCCGGGCAGGACCGCGACGGCGACGGTCACCGGTCCGGCTGCTGCGGGCGCTGTGGCTGCCGCGCCCTCGAAGCCCGCGCGGCGCTCCTGCGACGCCGCCGAACCCGCACCGAGGAATCCCAGCCGCGTGTGCCCCAGGTCGAGCAGGTGGGCGGCAGCCATCCCGCCACCGGCACGGTCGTCGTTCGCGACGGTGTCCGCGCGGGGGATCGACACGCGCCCGCCCGCGATCACGACCGGCATCGACGCGGGGATCGCGAGGTCCGTGGTCGGCTCGCCGGCGATGACGATGCCCTCGACGCGCATGGACAGGAAGCCCTCGACCGGCGAGGCGTCGAGCCCCGTGTTCAGGAAGCGGTCCGCGACGACGAGCCGGTGGCCCTGGTCCTGCAGCGCCTCGCGCAGGCCGGTGAGCAGGTCGACGAACCACTGGTTCCGGAAGTCGTCGAGGACTACGCCGATGGTGCGGCTGCGGGTGCCGGCGAGCGACACCGCCGCGGTGGAAGGACGGTAGTCGAGCTCCTGGATGGCCGTCAGCACGGCGGCCCGGCGCTGGTCGCTCACCCGAGGGGAACGCTGCAGGACCAAGGAGACGAGGGACTTGGAGACCCCGGCGCGTGCGGCGACGTCGTAGATGGTCGCGGGCTTGCCGTCTCCCATGATGCGCTTCGACCTCCGTTGGCTCGTGCGTCGATCGTAGCGGGCGGCGTGGGGCGGGCGGTCACGCTGTGGTCGACCACCTGAGGGAACTGCTCGCACGCCGCGGGTAGCGTCCGCGGCATGGCGACGCTGCTCATCACCGGAGCCGCAGGACGCATCGGGGCTGCCCTCCGCCCCAGGCTCCTGGCGGCCGGACACGACCTCGTGCTGCTCGACGAACGGACGCCCGACGACCCGGTGGTCGCCGGTGAACGGTTCGTCGCCGGGTCGGTGAACGACCCGGCTGCGCTGGACGACGCGCTCGCCGGGGTCGACACCGTGGTGCACCTGGCCGGCATCCCGACCGAGGCCGCGTGGGACGACCTGCTCGCGGCGAACCTGACCGGCACCAAGAACGTGCTCGAGCGGGCGGCGGCAGCTGGGGTGCTCCGGGTGGTGCAGGCGAGCTCGATCCACGCGGTCGGGCGGGTCCCCGAACCGCTCGACGAACCGGGGAGCGTCCCGGGCGACCGGTTGCCGCGACCGGACACCTACTACGGCGTGACGAAGGCGGGGATGGAACTGCTCGGCAGCCTGTTCGCCGACCGGTACGACATGTCGATCGTCTCGGCGCGCATCGGGGCGTTCGGCGAGCAGCCGTCGTCGTCGCGAGCACTCCTGATGTGGAGCTCGCCCGACGACCTGGCTCGGCTGGTGCTCGCCACCGTCGACCTGCGGGAACCGGGCCACCACGTGGTGTGGGCGCTGTCGCGGAACACCGGGTCGCCCGCCGACCTGACCGCCGGGGAGAGGATCGGCTTCGTCCCCCGCGACGACGCGTCCCACGCGATCGACCCCGATGCCCGTGCGGAGCTGCCGCCAGAGGACCTGCGGTTCCTCGGCGGCGAGATGGTGTCGCTGCCCCTCGGGCGCAGCACTTCGTGAGCAGAAACGGTCGGGTGGCCTGATGCCACCCGACCATTTCTGCTCACGATGCGCGCGGGCGAGCGCGGGCGAGCGCGGGCGAGCGCGGGCCCCCGCGCCCCGCGCTACCCGATCAGGCTCGGGCGCAGGTCGCGCAGCGTGCGGGAGCGGGTCTGCCGCGCCGTGACCACGAAGGACACCAGCAGCGCCCCGAGCAGCCAGCAGAGCAGCACGCCCGCGTCGGACCACGCGGCGCCGAGGTCCCCGCCGTACATCGTCTGCCGGATCGCGTCGACCGAGTAGGTCATCGGCAGCGCGAAGTGCAGCGCCGCCAACGGCCCGGGCAGCGTCTGCCAGGGGAAGGTGCCGCCGGCGGTGACGAGCTGGACGAGCATGAGCACCAGTCCGAGGAACTGCCCCACCGACCCGAGCAGCACGTTGAGCGCCATGATGATCGCCGCGAAGGTCGCCGACGCCAGCACCATGATGCCGATCGTGCCGCCGACGTGCACCACGTTCAGGTCGAGGGCGAACCGCACGATGAAGAACAGCGCCACCATCTGCACCAGGCCGAGCAGGGCCGGGGTCAGCCAGCCGCCGAACACCACGGCCAGGGGCTTCCGCACCGCGGTGATCGCCCGCTTCGAGATCGGCTTGAGGATGAGGAACAGCGCGTACATGCCGATCCAGGCCGCGAGCGAGATGAAGAACGGCGCGAGGCCGGCGCCGTAGTTCGACGCAGCGGCGACGTTGTCGTCCCCGACCTTGACCGGGTCGGAGATCACCGAGGCCTGCGACTCGCGCTCGGAGGCGTTCGACGCCGGGATCTTCGTGCGGCCCTCGTCGAGCGACGACGCGAGCTTCGACGAGCCGGTCTTGAGCTCGTCGAGGCCCGATGCGAGCGACGAAGCACCCTTGTCGGCGGACGCTGCGCCCGTGGCGAGCGACGATGCGCCCGACGACAGGGTCGGAGCGGCCGAAGCCAGCGTCGACGTGCCGTCTGCGACCTTCGCGGCACCCGCGGAGAGCGTGGACGCGCCGGTCGCCGCCGACGAGATGCCCGAGGTCAACGTCGGTGCCGCGGCAGCCAGCTTCGACGTCCCGGCGGCGAGCGTGTCGGAGCCGTCCGAGAGCTGCTGGATGCCACTCGTCAGCGCCGGAGCCTGCTGGGCGAGCTGCGATGCGCCCGCGGACACCTGGGCGCTGCCCGTCTTGAGCTTCTGCAGGTTGCCGGACAGGTCACCGGCACCGGCACCGAGCTTGGTGCTGCCGGTCTGCAGGTCGTCGAGCCCGGCGAGCAGCTGGGTCTTCTGCTCCGCGGTGAGCACCGTGGACGCCTGCACGACGGGCTTCAGCGACGCGACGAGTTCCGGCGACTGCGCCGAGAGCTGCTGGACGCCCGCGATGAACGGTGCGGCCTTTTCGGCGAGCTCGGCGTTGCCGCTGGCGACCTGCGACGCACCGCTGGACAAGCGCGCAGAGTCCGCCGGCAGCGAGGACGTCTGGTCGCGGAGCTGGTGCAGGCCGGTCTGCAGCTGCTGCGCCCCGTCGTCCAACTGCTGCGTCTGCGAGGGCAGCGCCGCCGTCTGCTGCTGCGCGCTCGCCAGGCCCGAGGCGAGCGTCGACGCCCCCGATGCCACCTGCTGCGCCCCGCTGTCCAGTTGCTTCGTCTGCGACGGCAGGTCCGCCGTGCCGGACGCGAGCTCCGCCGCACCGGACGACAGCTTGCCGGTGCCGTCGGCGAGGGTGTGAGCCCCCGAGTCCGCCTTCGCGGTGCCGGACGCCAGCTGGTCGGCCCCGTCGACCGCGTCGCCGAGGCTGTCGCGGACGTCGGCGAGCCCCACGAGCAGGGTCTTCGCCGCCTGCTTGCCGACGCGTTCGGCGACGGCCGTGCGCATGGTCTTGCCGGCCTGCTCCGCGATGGTCGACGCCAGGTACGAGTTCGTGTCGGCCGTGGTCATGACGAGCTTCGCCTGCGTCGGGTCGTCGGACTGCGCGGACACCAGGTGCTCGGAGAAGTCGTGCGGGATGGTGACGACGAAGTCGTAGGTGCCGTTCCGCACGCCGGAGCGCGCGTCCGCAGCACCGGTCTTCGTCCACTTGAAGTCGGCGCCGTCGATCGCTTCCTTCGTGACGTCGGTGCCGTAGTCGACGTGCTCGCCGTCGAGGGTGGCGCCGGCGTCGAGGTTCACGATCGCCGCGGGGATCTGGTCGAGCTTGGCGTAGGGGTCGCGGTTCGCCCACAGGTAGGCGCCGCCGTACAGCAGCGGCACGATCATCAGGGCGATGAACGCCAGTCGTGCGAGCGGGGTCGCGGTGAGTCGCGCCAGTTCGGCGCGGACGAGCGAGGTGGTGGTCACGGGGTTGCCTCCGTCGGGACGGTTGCGGATTCTGCGGTGACGGACGGGACGGACGGGAGGCCCGGCTCGGTTCCGTCGGACAGGGCCGCGTCGTCGGGACCCTCGGGCTGGGACGCGTCGGTCGCGTCGATCGTGTCGAGCAGCGTCTCGACGGTCGCGGCTGCGGCCTTCGAGGTGACGAGCACGACGGTCGTACCGCGTCGGGCGACGTCGCGGAGGACGGCGAACCACTCCTCGACGGCACCGCCGTGCCGCTCGGGCGAGGTGACGACGACGCCGGTCACCCCGTCGCGGAGCAGGGCGAGCTCGACGAGCAGTCGGACGCGCACGGCCGTCGGCACCCGCTGGACCGGGGTGTCGGCGTAGTGCCGCAGGTCGAGCTCCTCGAGCACGGTGTCGACGTGGCCGCGCGAGGGCCGCTGGGCGGCGAACGCCAGTTCCTCGCGCACGATCTGCTGCACGGTCATGACGGGGAACGGCTCGGCGACGCCCGGGGTGTCGACGAGGGCGAAGGCGCGGCGCACGGCCGCGGCGTCCTCGTGCCCGTCGAGCAGGAGCCGCCCGGTGTCGGGCTGCATCCGGCCACCGGCGACGAGCGAGGCGAGCACGGGGGCCTGCTCCGTCTCGACGGCGACGACCCCGGGGCGTCCGGGGGCGGCGACGGCGGAGACGACGGGCAGTGCCGCGCCGGGCTCCTCGCCGATGCCGACGTGGGCGAGTTCGAGCGTCATGCGGGGTCCTTCACAGCGGGAGCAGCGGGTTCGGAGAGCAGTGCGGTGCGCCAGTCGATGCCGGCCATGCCGAGGGCCGACACCACCACCATGCGCCGTCCGGCCTCGTCCGGGGTGCCGGACCGGGTCGCCTCGTCGAGGACGGCGATGCAGGCCCCCTCGACCAGGCGGCCCAGGGTGGCGGGGTCGACGTCGTCGCGCATGGTGCCCTCGGCGATCCCGAGCGCACACGCCCGGCGGACCTGGGCCCGGAGCGGCGCGAACACCTCGGCGACGGGTTCGGCGAACGGGCTGCGCACGGCGACCCGGGCCATCGAGCGGACGTGCGAGACCTCGGTCCAGAGCGTGACCGCGATCGCGGCGAGCCGAGCGGCCGGCGGCAGCTCCTGCAGGTCCGAGGTGGTCGGCATGGACGCGGCGATCCGAGCCGCACCGGAGGTCACGACCTCGCGCACGAGGTCGTCGCGCGACGGGAAGTGTCCGTACACCGCACGGCGCGAGAGTCCGGCGGCCGCGGCGATCGTCTCGATGGAGGCGTCCGGATCGCGCTGCAGGCAGGCTCGTGCGGCGTCGAGGAGGGCTGCCCGGTTCTCGGTCGCGTCGCGGCGTGGTGCGCGTGCGGAGTGGGAAGCAGTGGTCACGGACCCCATCGTAATAACGTGCACACGGGTGTGCAACTTAACAGGAAGACCGGCCCTCGAACAGGGGTGTCCCCCAAAGTGCGGACTGCCCTTTCTGAATGTAAGCGCATAACTTCACAGCAATCTCATGCGAACCACGGACTGAGCCTGGAGTGCCCTCTTTGAACCGTGCAACACCGAACCACGACCCGAACCCGACCCCGAACTCCCATCGCATCGCACGCGTCCTGACCGCCGGCATCGCCGCCG of the Curtobacterium sp. TC1 genome contains:
- a CDS encoding NAD-dependent epimerase/dehydratase family protein, encoding MATLLITGAAGRIGAALRPRLLAAGHDLVLLDERTPDDPVVAGERFVAGSVNDPAALDDALAGVDTVVHLAGIPTEAAWDDLLAANLTGTKNVLERAAAAGVLRVVQASSIHAVGRVPEPLDEPGSVPGDRLPRPDTYYGVTKAGMELLGSLFADRYDMSIVSARIGAFGEQPSSSRALLMWSSPDDLARLVLATVDLREPGHHVVWALSRNTGSPADLTAGERIGFVPRDDASHAIDPDARAELPPEDLRFLGGEMVSLPLGRSTS
- a CDS encoding TrmH family RNA methyltransferase, translated to MTTAPEPSHELTTNGVGPHPDPWPDDPRLDPELLAAGDSRNVLDHFRYWSMDAIVAELDTRRHAFDVAIENWQHDLNIGSIVRSANAFLAGTVHIIGRRRWNKRGAMVTDRYQHVRYHPDVEAFLAAMADEQRPVIAIDNTPGAERIETAAIPERCVFLFGQEGPGLTDEAVAGASGHLEITQFGSTRSINASAAAAIVMHSWIVQHAALPDAS
- a CDS encoding TetR/AcrR family transcriptional regulator, whose product is MLVEPGSPTATPRPTAVPDLVEEAPRRRRGRPNVLSREQVIDAATAIANEDGLDRLSFRALGVRLGVAPMTVHRTIGGLDDLHAELVRRTVDEFTATFVWPDEWHAVVRVFARTFRDLMRTHPLVLESHSRRGALVSTESDAVVAKVVGALCDAGLPEVEAMYTFFVVYDFVVGHTSVQIGRGDDDTGRPERHTLVGQILGEHSYDKRFDLGLDVLIAGIESRVARTA
- a CDS encoding LacI family DNA-binding transcriptional regulator; the protein is MGDGKPATIYDVAARAGVSKSLVSLVLQRSPRVSDQRRAAVLTAIQELDYRPSTAAVSLAGTRSRTIGVVLDDFRNQWFVDLLTGLREALQDQGHRLVVADRFLNTGLDASPVEGFLSMRVEGIVIAGEPTTDLAIPASMPVVIAGGRVSIPRADTVANDDRAGGGMAAAHLLDLGHTRLGFLGAGSAASQERRAGFEGAAATAPAAAGPVTVAVAVLPGEPTEEAGSRALGALLDEHPDVTAVFAANDVMALGALSELAERGLRVPEDVSVIGYDDTPVAATRYVGLTSIDDRSVEIGRGAGERLLARIADPGLAATESLVEPRLVARRTTAPR
- a CDS encoding HAD-IIA family hydrolase, giving the protein MATRDDVECWLTDMDGVLVHENQALPGAPELIQQWLDEGTEFLVLTNNSIFTPRDLSARLRWSGIHVPEERIWTSALATADFCKSQMPGGSAFVIGEAGMTTALHEAGFIMTETAPDYVVVGETRNYSFEAITKAVRLIRDGARFIVTNPDATGPSAEGVLPATGAIAAMIEKATGKQPYVVGKPNPMMFRSAMNRIGAHSENTGMIGDRMDTDVQAGIEAGLHTVLVMTGISDQAEIDRYPFRPSEVISGVHELVRTAPFEVEL
- a CDS encoding YhgE/Pip domain-containing protein, whose amino-acid sequence is MTTTSLVRAELARLTATPLARLAFIALMIVPLLYGGAYLWANRDPYAKLDQIPAAIVNLDAGATLDGEHVDYGTDVTKEAIDGADFKWTKTGAADARSGVRNGTYDFVVTIPHDFSEHLVSAQSDDPTQAKLVMTTADTNSYLASTIAEQAGKTMRTAVAERVGKQAAKTLLVGLADVRDSLGDAVDGADQLASGTAKADSGAHTLADGTGKLSSGAAELASGTADLPSQTKQLDSGAQQVASGASTLASGLASAQQQTAALPSQTQQLDDGAQQLQTGLHQLRDQTSSLPADSARLSSGASQVASGNAELAEKAAPFIAGVQQLSAQSPELVASLKPVVQASTVLTAEQKTQLLAGLDDLQTGSTKLGAGAGDLSGNLQKLKTGSAQVSAGASQLAQQAPALTSGIQQLSDGSDTLAAGTSKLAAAAPTLTSGISSAATGASTLSAGAAKVADGTSTLASAAPTLSSGASSLATGAASADKGASSLASGLDELKTGSSKLASSLDEGRTKIPASNASERESQASVISDPVKVGDDNVAAASNYGAGLAPFFISLAAWIGMYALFLILKPISKRAITAVRKPLAVVFGGWLTPALLGLVQMVALFFIVRFALDLNVVHVGGTIGIMVLASATFAAIIMALNVLLGSVGQFLGLVLMLVQLVTAGGTFPWQTLPGPLAALHFALPMTYSVDAIRQTMYGGDLGAAWSDAGVLLCWLLGALLVSFVVTARQTRSRTLRDLRPSLIG
- a CDS encoding TetR/AcrR family transcriptional regulator; translation: MTTASHSARAPRRDATENRAALLDAARACLQRDPDASIETIAAAAGLSRRAVYGHFPSRDDLVREVVTSGAARIAASMPTTSDLQELPPAARLAAIAVTLWTEVSHVRSMARVAVRSPFAEPVAEVFAPLRAQVRRACALGIAEGTMRDDVDPATLGRLVEGACIAVLDEATRSGTPDEAGRRMVVVSALGMAGIDWRTALLSEPAAPAVKDPA